From Desulfonatronum thioautotrophicum, the proteins below share one genomic window:
- a CDS encoding sigma-54 interaction domain-containing protein, translated as MPLDTRDLKLKVLSSISEIIANLPDLENTLIEVLRILSDTLSMKRATVTLLDRKTGMLFITASHGMSQEEMRRGVYRLDEGVTGKIFQTGKPYAIPDIRKEPLFLNKTQSRTLEKQHLTFIGVPIMLQGQAIGVLNVDRLFEDHVSSQEDIEFLQVVAVLIAQFISLNEKFQELRAENASLRYKVFKNSDGPYIVGRSLAMQEVQRQIERVAPTKATVLLQGESGTGKTLIGQIIHDLSERKNFPFIKVNCASIPENLLESELFGFEKGAFTGAMGTKPGKFEEADKGTIFLDEVGELPLGLQAKLLRFIQEKEFERLGSNKTRKVNVRILAATNKDLEKLSDQGAFRPDLYYRLNVFPIHTPALRERKEDIEGLLIHFLRKVSREYDREIHFSMEALELLKNYDWPGNVREMENLIERLVILSELDRIQPELIQPYLSPRAAAGGAETPAGSAPKMEQPVAADKPALLREMEKREVIAALRRNDWIQARAAKELGLTQRQMGYKVAKFELDAMVSVQRVKARKRKAELRTDA; from the coding sequence ATGCCTTTAGATACCAGAGACCTCAAGTTAAAAGTCTTATCCAGTATCAGCGAAATCATCGCCAACCTCCCTGACCTGGAAAATACCCTCATCGAGGTCTTGCGAATTCTCTCGGACACCTTGAGCATGAAGCGGGCCACGGTGACTCTGTTGGATCGCAAGACCGGCATGCTGTTTATCACCGCGTCCCACGGCATGAGCCAGGAGGAGATGCGCCGCGGTGTGTATCGTCTGGACGAAGGGGTAACCGGCAAGATCTTCCAGACCGGCAAGCCCTACGCCATTCCGGACATCCGCAAGGAACCCCTGTTTCTCAACAAGACCCAGTCCCGAACTCTGGAAAAGCAGCACCTGACCTTCATCGGCGTTCCGATCATGCTCCAGGGACAGGCCATCGGGGTATTGAACGTGGACCGGCTTTTCGAGGATCATGTTTCCTCCCAGGAAGACATCGAATTTCTCCAGGTCGTGGCCGTACTGATTGCCCAGTTCATCAGCCTCAACGAGAAGTTCCAGGAACTGCGGGCCGAAAACGCCTCCCTGCGCTACAAGGTCTTCAAAAATTCGGATGGACCGTATATCGTGGGTCGCAGCCTGGCCATGCAGGAGGTCCAGCGCCAGATCGAACGGGTCGCTCCGACAAAGGCCACGGTCCTGCTCCAGGGCGAATCCGGTACCGGAAAGACCTTGATCGGCCAGATCATCCACGATTTGTCGGAACGGAAAAACTTCCCGTTCATCAAGGTCAACTGCGCCTCCATCCCGGAAAACCTGCTGGAGTCCGAACTGTTCGGCTTTGAAAAGGGAGCCTTTACCGGAGCCATGGGCACCAAGCCGGGCAAATTTGAAGAGGCGGACAAGGGGACCATCTTTCTGGATGAAGTCGGCGAGCTGCCCTTGGGGCTTCAGGCCAAACTGCTCCGGTTCATCCAGGAAAAGGAATTCGAGCGCCTGGGCAGCAACAAGACGCGCAAGGTCAACGTGCGTATTCTGGCTGCGACGAACAAGGATCTGGAAAAATTGTCCGACCAGGGTGCCTTTCGGCCGGATCTTTACTACCGGCTGAACGTCTTCCCCATCCATACACCGGCCCTGCGGGAACGCAAGGAAGACATCGAGGGTCTGCTGATCCACTTCCTGCGCAAAGTCAGTCGGGAATACGACCGGGAAATCCACTTCTCCATGGAGGCTCTGGAGCTGCTCAAGAATTACGACTGGCCCGGCAATGTCCGGGAAATGGAAAACCTGATTGAGCGACTGGTCATCCTCAGTGAGCTGGACCGTATCCAGCCGGAATTGATCCAGCCCTACCTCTCTCCCCGCGCAGCTGCCGGAGGGGCGGAAACCCCGGCCGGGTCCGCTCCCAAAATGGAGCAGCCCGTGGCGGCGGACAAGCCGGCTCTGCTCCGGGAAATGGAAAAACGGGAAGTCATCGCGGCCCTGCGCCGCAATGACTGGATCCAGGCCCGGGCCGCCAAGGAACTGGGGCTGACCCAACGCCAGATGGGCTACAAGGTCGCCAAGTTTGAACTGGATGCCATGGTTTCGGTCCAGCGGGTCAAGGCCAGAAAACGCAAGGCCGAGCTGCGCACGGATGCCTGA